From a single Solenopsis invicta isolate M01_SB chromosome 4, UNIL_Sinv_3.0, whole genome shotgun sequence genomic region:
- the LOC105195835 gene encoding radial spoke head protein 6 homolog A yields the protein MAYSYIVEEAPPDNVLSVKHDIRCAKIFLQKHSTESGDSLYDHLIELLAKILAERPQNAVDIFEEYSRKLKEERLKTKTDHLRDLYIPPLQYDDAKKLIKLFQQGVKRSDEDEQERIGNEEGDTKKNHFNMLDLSFYFEQTGVGLPRYEIVLLNLSIRKLASTMPLKNIRFWGKILGKPKNYYILEAELESDELARRLEQEEREIQSKREKEKIEAETAAKFAKEEATTKIEEEDVKRNVEMPSNLRKDTSEGKPLQLIFPPLPINLWSSLPEIPMEKIGSGLNKKVYFVCNAPGLDAWIELPTVTPQQIVIARQIVRYCTGNLETPIYSFPPFPGTEKNYLRAQIARISATTHISPIGFFTFSGEDEDEEIEEERKKKEELSENINYDPLPIKDLVDPSMSNWCHCSPYILTQGRTVWWEESLEKEENIVDEIFEEKEEEENIEKDLVKMVEKEIGPPLLTPLSEDAIVDSVIPWAAKQSSYIQPDIAVALVRSNIWPGAFAFAVGKRFATIYIGWGHKYNAYNYSPSDMPSVQDQYKIVSEIMEIRDPTVKEEYQLMQLSLGDYLKYISF from the exons ATGGCATATTCTTATATAGTAGAAGAAGCACCTCCCGACAACGTTCTCAGCGTGAAGCACGATATCCGATGCGCCAAGATATTTCTTCAGAAACACAGCACGGAATCGGGTGACAGTTT ATATGACCACTTAATCGAGCTCTTGGCAAAAATATTGGCCGAACGGCCACAAAACGCTGTTGATATTTTTGAGGAATATAGcagaaaattgaaagaagaaaggtTGAAGACCAAGACGGATCATCTTCGAGATTTGTACATACCACCATTACAATACGACGATGCCAAGAAACTCATTAAGCTCTTCCAG CAAGGAGTAAAACGAAGTGACGAAGATGAACAGGAGAGAATAGGAAACGAGGAGGGCGATACGAAAAAGAATCATTTCAACATGTTGGATCTTTCGTTCTACTTTGAACAGACGGGTGTAGGATTGCCGCGATACGAAATAGTATTGCTTAATTTATCGATTCGAAAACTCGCCTCAACAATGCCCCTTAAAAATATTAG ATTTTGGGGTAAAATACTTGGAAAacctaaaaattattatatactggAAGCTGAACTTGAATCGGATGAGCTTGCTCGAAGATTAgag caagAGGAACGTGAAATACAatctaaaagagaaaaagaaaaaattgaagccGAAACAGCGGCAAAATTCGCGAAGGAAGAAGCGACGACAAAAATTGAGGAAGAAGATGTGAAGAGAAATGTCGAAATGCCAAGTAATCTGCGCAAAGATACGTCTGAAGGAAAGCCTTTGCAGCTTATCTTTCCACCATTACCTATTAATCTATGGAGTTCATTGCCGGAAATACCAATGGAGAAAATCGGAAGTGGCCTTAATAAAAAA GTGTATTTTGTATGCAACGCGCCTGGATTGGACGCGTGGATCGAACTTCCGACGGTTACACCACAGCAGATAGTAATTGCACGACAGATTGTTCGATACTGCACGGGAAACTTGGAGACACCG ATTTATAGTTTTCCGCCGTTTCCTGGTAccgaaaaaaattatcttcgTGCACAAATTGCAAGAATCAGCGCGACCACTCACATTTCGCCGATTGGCTTTTTCACATTCAGTGGAGAAGACGAAGATgaagaaatagaagaagaaaggaaaaaaa AAGAAGAGTTATCAGAAAACATTAATTACGATCCACTGCCTATCAAGGATCTTGTAGATCCTTCTATGTCAAATTGGTGTCATTGTAGTCCGTATATTCTTACGCAAGGACGAACTGTCTGGTGGGAGGAAAGTCTCGAAAAGGAGGAAAATATTGTCGAT GAaatctttgaagaaaaagaagaagaagaaaatattgaGAAAGATTTAGTAAAGATGGTGGAGAAAGAGATCGGACCACCTCTCTTAACTCCTTTATCTGAAGATGCTATTGTTGATTCCGTGATACCATGGGCTGCTAAACAGTCGTCATATATACAACCAGACATTGCGGTAGCTTTAGTTAGGTCAAATATCTGGCCTGGAGCGTTCGCATTTGCGGTAGGAAA ACGCTTTGCTACTATATATATTGGCTGGGGTCACAAATACAATGCGTATAATTATAGTCCTTCTGATATGCCATCTGTTCAAgatcaatataaaattgtatcagaGATTATGGAAATTCGTGATCCTACTGTTAAAGAAGAATATCAATTAATGCAATTATCATTGGGtgattacttaaaatatatatctttttaa
- the LOC105195794 gene encoding exosome complex component RRP46, translating into MTEKATEINCILRPINCEINLLSRSDGSTMFMQGDTTIIVGVNGPLETRSQKMAYDRASIEVTYTPLKGPAKIDDRLIETYIKETCESAILVSFHPNTMVCINLQEMQDSGGLLACAINASCLALINSGLSLKFTIAAVSCMIEKETGQVIIDPDSSQLQNAKAEFTYAFDSINKDLVCCHSVGRFSQSEFLASVDKCRQVSKYVFDYYREVTKKYANIV; encoded by the exons atgaCAGAAAAAGCTACTGAAATTAATTGCATACTACGACCAATAAATTgcgaaattaatttactatcaAGATCTGATGGCTCTACAATGTTTATGCAAG GTGATACTACAATTATTGTAGGTGTAAATGGGCCTTTAGAGACAAGAAGCCAAAAAATGGCATATGACAGAGCTTCTATTGAAGTTACTTATACGCCTCTTAAAGGGCCAGCCA AGATAGATGATAGattaattgaaacatatataaaagaGACATGTGAATCTGCTATATTAGTTTCATTTCACCCTAATACAATGGTGTGTATTAATTTGCAAGAGATGCAAGATTCTGGTGGA cTACTAGCATGTGCTATTAATGCTTCATGTTTAGCGCTAATTAATTCAGGACTTTCCTTGAAATTCACTATTGCAGCTGTAAGTTGCATGATAGAAAAAGAAACAGGACAAGTAATCATAGATCCTGACAGTTCACAATTACAa AATGCAAAGGCAGAATTTACATATGCATTTGACAGTATTAACAAGGATCTTGTATGCTGTCATAGCGTTGGCCGTTTCTCTCAAAGTGAGTTCTTAGCTTCCGTGGATAAGTGTAGACAAGTCAGTAAATATGTGTTTGATTATTATAGAGAAGTAACAAAAAAGTATGCAAATATTGtataa